The Phytohabitans houttuyneae genome has a segment encoding these proteins:
- a CDS encoding MMPL family transporter gives MSNAGPLGRLARLTYRNRGRTVLLWLAALMLAAGLSAAFGGEFSADYSAPGSDSKAAQDLLQEKFPAQAGEVVDVVVRVDGGVTTARGDVQALLDELKVVPHVAGVDDPFSVPGGISPDGGTLVAHLRLDVTNPNDMPHADTERLLDIAKGADRPGLDVALGGQTVNLAEQGEIGSEGIGLLAAAVILLLTFGSVVAAGLPILTAVAGLAVSSTLTGLVLRFVDAPDWSTSLATMMGIGIGIDYVLLMVTRFREWRAAGLEPEAATVATLDTAGRAVMVAGSTVVVSMLGLFAMGLSFMRGAAVVTIIGVFVVMAASATLFPALLGYLGRHVDRLRLPLGRRRPVEVAVGGHVEPGRGWLAWSRLVQRHRVVAALAGVAILLALAAPFLGVRYGYPDAGNDRAETSTRQAYDMQAAAFGAGANGPLVLAAELARPGDASALDGLRAAVAATPGVALVTAPRLNPAGDTAVLTVLPATGPQDAQTEDLVHRLRDETIPSAVDDSAATVRVGGVTATAIDSNENVARRIPLLIGGVVLLSMLLLLASFRSVAVAVKAAAMNLLSVAAAYGVVALVLQGGWAGQLIGIDTETPLPSFVPVLMFAVLFGLSMDYEVFLVSRMREAWTRTRDNGRAITEGLAGTGRVITAAAAIMIAVFAAFVPSSNLVLKMIGIGMAAAILVDATVVRMLLVPAVMHLLGRANWWMPAWLGRLLPELHVEGQPERHLPVPPEPAPEAELAGAGSR, from the coding sequence ATGAGCAACGCAGGACCGCTGGGCCGGCTGGCCCGGCTCACCTACCGCAACCGCGGCCGCACCGTACTGCTGTGGCTGGCCGCACTCATGCTCGCCGCCGGCCTCTCGGCGGCCTTCGGCGGCGAGTTCTCCGCCGACTACTCGGCGCCCGGCTCGGACTCCAAGGCGGCGCAGGACCTGCTCCAGGAGAAGTTCCCGGCGCAGGCCGGCGAGGTCGTCGACGTGGTGGTCCGGGTCGACGGCGGGGTCACCACCGCCCGCGGCGACGTGCAGGCGCTGCTCGACGAGCTCAAGGTCGTGCCGCACGTGGCGGGCGTGGACGACCCCTTCAGCGTCCCGGGCGGCATCTCGCCGGACGGCGGCACGCTCGTCGCGCACCTGCGCCTCGACGTGACCAACCCCAACGACATGCCGCACGCGGACACCGAGCGGCTCCTCGACATCGCGAAGGGCGCCGACCGGCCCGGCCTCGACGTCGCGCTCGGCGGCCAGACGGTCAACCTGGCCGAGCAGGGCGAGATCGGCTCGGAGGGCATCGGCCTGCTCGCGGCCGCGGTGATCCTGCTGCTCACGTTCGGCTCGGTGGTCGCCGCCGGCCTGCCGATCCTCACCGCGGTCGCCGGCCTCGCGGTCAGCAGCACGCTCACCGGCCTGGTGCTGCGCTTCGTCGACGCGCCGGACTGGTCCACGTCGCTCGCCACGATGATGGGCATCGGCATCGGCATCGACTACGTGCTGCTCATGGTCACCCGCTTCCGCGAGTGGCGGGCCGCCGGGCTGGAGCCCGAGGCGGCGACCGTGGCCACGCTGGACACCGCCGGCCGCGCGGTGATGGTCGCCGGCAGCACGGTCGTGGTCAGCATGCTCGGCCTGTTCGCGATGGGGCTGTCCTTCATGCGCGGCGCCGCCGTGGTCACGATCATCGGCGTCTTCGTCGTGATGGCCGCCAGCGCCACCCTCTTCCCCGCCCTGCTCGGCTACCTCGGCCGCCACGTCGACCGGCTGCGCCTGCCGCTGGGCCGGCGCCGCCCGGTCGAGGTCGCGGTCGGCGGGCACGTCGAGCCGGGGCGCGGCTGGCTGGCGTGGAGCCGCCTCGTGCAGCGCCACCGCGTCGTCGCGGCGCTGGCCGGCGTGGCCATCCTGCTCGCGCTCGCCGCGCCGTTCCTCGGCGTCCGCTACGGCTACCCGGACGCGGGCAACGACCGCGCGGAGACCTCCACGCGGCAGGCGTACGACATGCAGGCGGCCGCGTTCGGCGCCGGCGCCAACGGCCCGCTGGTGCTGGCCGCGGAGCTGGCCCGGCCGGGCGACGCGTCCGCGCTGGACGGCCTGCGCGCGGCGGTCGCGGCGACACCGGGGGTCGCCCTGGTCACGGCACCCCGGCTCAACCCCGCCGGCGACACCGCGGTGCTCACCGTGCTGCCGGCCACCGGGCCGCAGGACGCGCAGACCGAAGATCTGGTACACCGCCTGCGCGACGAAACAATCCCCTCCGCCGTCGACGACTCCGCCGCCACGGTGCGGGTGGGGGGCGTGACGGCCACCGCGATCGACAGCAACGAAAACGTGGCCCGCCGCATCCCGCTGCTCATCGGCGGCGTGGTGCTGCTGTCGATGCTGCTGCTGCTCGCCTCGTTCCGCAGCGTGGCCGTGGCGGTCAAGGCCGCGGCGATGAACCTGCTGTCCGTGGCGGCCGCCTACGGCGTGGTCGCCCTGGTCCTGCAGGGCGGCTGGGCCGGCCAGCTGATCGGCATCGACACCGAGACGCCGCTGCCGTCGTTCGTGCCGGTGCTGATGTTCGCCGTCCTGTTCGGACTGTCGATGGACTACGAGGTGTTCCTGGTCTCGCGGATGCGCGAGGCGTGGACCCGGACCCGCGACAACGGCCGCGCCATCACCGAAGGGCTCGCCGGCACCGGCCGGGTCATCACGGCCGCCGCGGCCATCATGATCGCGGTCTTCGCGGCCTTCGTGCCCAGCTCGAACCTGGTGCTCAAGATGATCGGCATCGGCATGGCCGCGGCGATCCTCGTCGACGCGACGGTGGTGCGCATGCTGCTGGTGCCGGCGGTCATGCACCTGCTCGGCCGCGCCAACTGGTGGATGCCGGCGTGGCTCGGCCGGCTCCTTCCCGAGCTGCACGTCGAGGGCCAGCCGGAGCGGCACCTGCCGGTCCCGCCGGAGCCCGCGCCGGAGGCGGAGCTGGCCGGCGCCGGTAGCCGCTAG
- a CDS encoding carbohydrate-binding protein, which translates to MLLQSQTGVVDVLPALPAAWSTGAVTGLRARGNATVDVAWSGGAATRITVAAGSSGELTVRNPLLATAGVVDLTTGQAVAVTRNGPQATFAAVAGHRYQTVSSSTPTTAPPTTAPPTTQPQRVEAESYTSQSGTQNVADGNAHGGTRVGYIDNGDWLAYAAVSPAGRTGITARVASGGTGGTVQVRTGSPTGPLLGTLAVPNTGGYGTFTDVSTALSAGSGPLYLVFGGTGTGGLFDVDDFTLTGGAGEPPAPVNLALGKAATADSSCAADEGPEKAVNGSVSGGNADKWCSVSGSRWWRVDLGAASPVSRFVVRHAGAGGENTAWNTRDFDIQTSVDGATWTTRVQARANTASVTTHTISTVNARYIRLNILTPTSNTDTAARVYEFEAYSP; encoded by the coding sequence ATGCTGTTGCAGAGCCAGACCGGCGTCGTCGACGTGCTCCCGGCGCTGCCCGCCGCGTGGTCCACCGGCGCGGTCACCGGCCTGCGCGCCCGCGGCAACGCCACCGTGGACGTGGCGTGGAGCGGCGGCGCGGCCACCCGCATCACGGTCGCCGCCGGCAGCAGCGGCGAGCTGACCGTCCGCAACCCGCTGCTGGCCACCGCCGGCGTGGTCGACCTCACGACCGGGCAGGCGGTCGCCGTCACCCGGAACGGTCCACAGGCGACGTTCGCGGCGGTCGCCGGGCACCGGTACCAGACGGTGTCGTCGTCCACGCCGACCACTGCCCCGCCGACCACCGCCCCGCCCACCACGCAGCCGCAGCGGGTGGAGGCCGAGTCGTACACGTCCCAGTCCGGGACGCAGAACGTCGCCGACGGCAACGCGCACGGCGGCACCCGCGTCGGGTACATCGACAACGGCGACTGGCTCGCGTACGCGGCGGTCAGCCCGGCCGGCCGCACCGGCATCACCGCCCGCGTCGCGTCCGGCGGCACCGGCGGCACGGTCCAGGTCCGCACCGGCTCCCCGACCGGCCCGCTGCTGGGCACGCTGGCGGTGCCGAACACCGGCGGCTACGGCACGTTCACCGACGTCAGCACGGCCCTGAGCGCCGGCTCAGGCCCGCTTTACCTGGTCTTCGGCGGCACCGGTACCGGCGGCCTGTTCGACGTGGACGACTTCACGCTGACCGGCGGCGCAGGCGAGCCGCCCGCGCCGGTCAACCTCGCGCTGGGCAAGGCGGCCACCGCCGACAGCTCCTGCGCCGCCGACGAGGGCCCGGAGAAGGCGGTCAACGGCAGCGTCAGCGGCGGCAACGCCGACAAGTGGTGCTCGGTGAGCGGCTCCAGGTGGTGGCGCGTCGACCTGGGCGCGGCGTCGCCGGTGTCCCGCTTCGTGGTGCGGCACGCCGGCGCGGGCGGCGAGAACACCGCCTGGAACACCCGCGACTTCGACATCCAGACCAGTGTGGACGGTGCGACGTGGACGACGCGGGTACAGGCCCGCGCCAACACCGCCAGCGTCACCACCCACACCATCAGCACCGTCAACGCGCGCTACATCCGGCTCAACATCCTGACTCCGACAAGCAACACCGACACCGCCGCCCGCGTCTACGAGTTCGAGGCGTATTCCCCATAG
- the pqqB gene encoding pyrroloquinoline quinone biosynthesis protein PqqB, whose amino-acid sequence MRVRLLGTAAGGGVPQWNCACTACRRARKAGTVRTQDCVAVTGDGRTWYLLNASPDLRAQLVAAPELAPGPGPRQTPVRGVLLCTAELDHTLGLLALREAERITVYGTAAVLGALSGPFPVRDILAAYTSLTWTPIAAGEPITLPGGLTATAVTVGAKRPRYVATPSAGDWVVAWRIADPRTGGVLVYAPCLPAVAGPFRTAVAGARVVVVDGTFLYDDEMARATGGGRTATAMGHLPVSASLRDLATAGARVLYTHLNNTNPLCAPDAPERDTLAAYGAEVAEDGQAINL is encoded by the coding sequence ATGAGGGTACGGCTGCTCGGCACCGCCGCCGGCGGAGGTGTTCCACAGTGGAACTGCGCGTGCACCGCCTGCCGCCGCGCCCGCAAGGCCGGCACCGTGCGCACCCAGGACTGCGTCGCGGTGACCGGCGACGGGCGCACCTGGTACCTGCTCAACGCCTCACCCGACCTGCGCGCACAGCTCGTCGCCGCACCGGAGCTGGCACCCGGGCCGGGACCGAGGCAGACACCGGTGCGCGGGGTGCTGCTGTGCACCGCCGAGCTCGACCACACGCTCGGCCTGCTCGCTCTGCGCGAGGCGGAACGCATCACCGTGTACGGCACCGCCGCCGTGCTCGGCGCGCTGTCCGGCCCGTTCCCCGTGCGCGACATCCTCGCCGCGTACACCTCGCTCACCTGGACCCCGATCGCCGCCGGCGAACCGATCACCCTGCCCGGCGGCCTCACCGCGACGGCGGTCACCGTCGGCGCCAAGCGCCCCCGCTACGTCGCCACACCGTCCGCAGGGGACTGGGTGGTGGCGTGGCGGATCGCCGACCCGCGCACCGGCGGCGTCCTCGTCTACGCGCCCTGCCTACCGGCTGTCGCCGGCCCGTTCCGGACCGCGGTCGCCGGGGCGCGCGTGGTCGTCGTCGACGGCACGTTCCTCTACGACGACGAGATGGCCCGCGCCACCGGCGGCGGCCGCACCGCCACCGCGATGGGCCACCTGCCGGTGAGCGCGTCGCTGCGGGACCTGGCGACGGCCGGCGCGCGCGTGCTCTACACCCACCTGAACAACACCAACCCGCTCTGCGCCCCCGACGCTCCCGAGCGCGACACCCTGGCCGCCTACGGCGCCGAAGTCGCCGAAGACGGCCAGGCGATCAACCTGTAA
- the pqqE gene encoding pyrroloquinoline quinone biosynthesis protein PqqE — MSQVTAADRPGLRTGVRLTYDPVRDRHALLYPEGVLLLNETAADVLGLCDGATVGEIAARLAQEYDGVPAGDVAALLDDLVRRRLVTVVGDGRPAPPPADPPGGWTEPREPVPAGMLAELTYRCPLHCTYCSNPLAPSGGELFTEDWLRVLDQARDLGVLQVHFSGGEPLLRTDLTALVARAHRLGLYSNLITSGIPMSDAAIGSLAAAGLDHVQLSIQDADPAAGDAVAGLRAHARKREAAALVRRYGLPLTVNVVLHAGNVDRLAEIADLAVGLGADRLELAHTQFYGWAWRNRAALLPTADQLARADEAAAGVKERHGDRVEIVYVAADYHATRPKPCMRGWGRRQLVVAPDGGVLPCLSAAQLPGLDVVDVRAADLAWIWYDSPAFNRFRGTAWMPAPCRDCALREVDFGGCRCQAYQLLGDAALTDPACDLSPHHGVLAGLAARAERVAAVPRRLPR; from the coding sequence ATGAGCCAGGTCACCGCCGCCGACCGCCCCGGCCTGCGTACCGGTGTCCGGCTGACCTACGACCCGGTGCGTGACCGGCACGCGCTGCTGTACCCCGAAGGCGTGCTGCTGCTCAACGAGACCGCCGCCGACGTCCTCGGCCTGTGCGACGGTGCCACGGTCGGTGAGATCGCGGCCCGGCTCGCCCAGGAGTACGACGGCGTGCCGGCCGGCGACGTCGCCGCGCTGCTGGACGACCTGGTGCGGCGCCGGCTCGTCACGGTCGTCGGCGACGGGCGCCCGGCGCCCCCGCCGGCCGATCCGCCCGGCGGGTGGACGGAGCCGCGCGAGCCGGTACCGGCCGGGATGCTCGCCGAGCTGACCTACCGCTGCCCGCTGCACTGCACGTACTGCTCCAACCCGCTCGCGCCCTCCGGCGGTGAACTGTTCACCGAGGACTGGCTGCGCGTGCTGGACCAGGCGCGGGACCTCGGCGTGCTCCAGGTCCACTTTTCCGGCGGCGAGCCGCTGCTGCGCACCGACCTGACCGCGCTCGTGGCCCGCGCGCACCGCCTCGGCCTCTACAGCAACCTCATCACCAGCGGCATCCCGATGAGCGACGCCGCGATCGGCTCGCTCGCCGCCGCCGGCCTCGACCACGTGCAACTGTCCATCCAGGACGCCGACCCGGCCGCCGGCGACGCCGTGGCCGGGCTGCGCGCGCACGCGCGCAAGCGGGAGGCGGCCGCGCTCGTGCGGCGGTACGGGCTGCCGCTGACCGTCAACGTCGTGCTGCACGCCGGCAACGTCGACCGGCTCGCCGAGATAGCCGACCTGGCGGTGGGGCTCGGCGCCGACCGGCTGGAGCTGGCGCACACCCAGTTCTACGGGTGGGCGTGGCGCAACCGGGCCGCGCTGCTGCCCACCGCCGACCAGCTCGCCCGCGCCGACGAGGCGGCCGCCGGCGTCAAGGAGCGGCACGGCGACCGGGTCGAGATCGTGTACGTGGCCGCCGACTACCACGCCACCCGCCCCAAGCCCTGCATGCGGGGCTGGGGCCGCCGGCAGCTGGTGGTCGCGCCGGACGGCGGCGTGCTGCCGTGCCTGTCCGCCGCCCAGCTGCCCGGGCTCGACGTGGTCGACGTACGCGCCGCCGACCTGGCCTGGATCTGGTACGACTCGCCGGCGTTCAACCGTTTCCGCGGCACCGCCTGGATGCCCGCGCCGTGCCGCGACTGCGCGCTGCGCGAGGTGGACTTCGGCGGCTGCCGCTGCCAGGCGTACCAGCTGCTCGGCGACGCCGCCCTCACCGACCCGGCCTGCGACCTGTCGCCGCACCACGGCGTCCTGGCCGGCCTCGCCGCGCGGGCCGAGCGGGTCGCGGCCGTGCCGAGGAGGCTGCCGCGATGA
- the pqqC gene encoding pyrroloquinoline-quinone synthase PqqC, whose product MAVARPRGRDEFAGALRGLGDRYWDRHPFHLRLHTGKCEPDEVRSWVANRWYYQRSLSQKNAAIIANCPLPDVRRRWVERIVFQDGRDGGEGGLGDWLALADAVGLDRSAMLDERHVVRGVRFAVDAYVTFCRTHTWWEGVAAALTELFSPGHMAARITAWRRHYGWIDPAGFAYFESRIPVVRADSAYTLDLVLNHCDTRRRQDAALAALAFKCDVLGAMLDAVDYHGGRR is encoded by the coding sequence GTGGCTGTAGCCCGGCCGCGCGGCCGGGACGAGTTCGCCGGGGCCCTTCGCGGCCTCGGCGACCGCTACTGGGATCGCCACCCCTTCCACCTGCGGCTGCACACCGGCAAGTGCGAGCCGGACGAGGTGCGGTCGTGGGTGGCCAACCGCTGGTACTACCAGCGCAGCCTCTCCCAGAAGAACGCGGCCATCATCGCCAACTGCCCGCTGCCCGACGTGCGGCGCCGGTGGGTCGAGCGGATCGTGTTCCAGGACGGCCGCGACGGGGGCGAGGGCGGGCTCGGCGACTGGCTCGCGCTCGCCGACGCCGTCGGGCTGGACCGGTCCGCGATGCTCGACGAGCGGCACGTGGTGCGCGGCGTGCGCTTCGCCGTCGACGCGTACGTCACCTTCTGCCGCACCCACACCTGGTGGGAGGGGGTGGCCGCGGCGCTGACCGAGCTGTTCTCGCCCGGTCACATGGCCGCCCGGATCACCGCGTGGCGCCGCCACTACGGCTGGATCGACCCCGCCGGCTTCGCCTACTTCGAGAGCCGCATCCCGGTGGTGCGGGCCGACTCGGCGTACACGCTGGATCTTGTCCTCAACCACTGCGACACCCGGCGGCGGCAGGACGCGGCGCTCGCGGCGCTGGCGTTCAAATGCGACGTGCTGGGCGCCATGCTCGACGCCGTCGACTACCACGGCGGGCGGCGATGA
- a CDS encoding terpene synthase family protein, with translation MTQPFTLPEFYTPHPARLNPHLEQARTHSKAWAREMAMIEGSEIWDEADFDNHDYALLCAYTHPDATAADLDLVTDWYVWVFFFDDHFLEVYKKTRDIPGAKAYLERLRAFMPVSLDAGLPEPTNAVEAGLGDLWRRTVPARSAGWRRRFAESTQALLEESLWELSNISEARVPNPVEYVEMRRKVGGAPWSADLVEHAVHAEVPDEIAASRPMRVLKDAFSDGVHLRNDIFSYQRETETEGELNNGVLVMERFLGCTPQRAADTVNDLLTSRLQQFENTALTEVAPLLAEYGVDPARCADVLRYVKGLQDWQAGGHEWHMRSSRYMNKGGTVHLGAKGFGASAALLPGVWARARSQSYKPFLPVGPVDLPDFHMPYEVGTSPHLDRAREAAVRWARDMQLIDAPPGVPGAGIWDERKLRGFDFALCSAGIDPDGDPEDLDRSAQWLTWGTYADDYFPLLYNTTRDMAGARACHERMKQMMPVDGPPGVAPSTPLERGLADLWTRTTAGMPVENRRQFRAAVETMTESWLWELANHIQHRVPDPVDYVEMRRRTFGSDLTMSLARLGHGRLVPPEIWRTRPIRSLENAAMDYGCLTNDIFSYQKEVEFEGELHNAVLVIQHFLGCDPAAAVSVANDLMTARIRQFERTATTELPALYEDFALEAGARAALDAYVGELRDWMAGCCAGTGRRAATTRLSCAGEGLAPVAGGPARSSLCLGFPPRPALPCCLAFPCFLAARPRLWPATRRRGTPPARGRAARHGGGCGLW, from the coding sequence GTGACGCAACCTTTCACGCTGCCCGAGTTCTACACGCCCCACCCGGCCCGGCTGAACCCGCATCTCGAACAGGCCCGCACGCACTCCAAGGCGTGGGCGCGCGAGATGGCGATGATCGAGGGCTCGGAGATCTGGGACGAGGCAGACTTCGACAACCACGACTACGCGCTGCTGTGCGCGTACACCCACCCGGACGCCACGGCCGCCGACCTGGACCTGGTCACCGACTGGTACGTGTGGGTGTTCTTCTTCGACGACCACTTCCTGGAGGTCTACAAGAAGACGCGGGACATCCCGGGCGCGAAGGCGTACCTGGAGCGGCTGCGCGCGTTCATGCCGGTCAGCCTCGACGCGGGACTGCCCGAGCCGACCAACGCGGTCGAGGCTGGCCTCGGGGACCTGTGGCGGCGGACGGTGCCGGCGCGGTCGGCGGGGTGGCGGCGGCGGTTCGCGGAGAGCACGCAGGCGCTGCTGGAGGAGTCGCTGTGGGAGCTGTCCAACATCAGCGAGGCGCGGGTGCCCAACCCGGTCGAGTACGTGGAGATGCGCCGCAAGGTGGGTGGCGCCCCGTGGTCGGCCGACCTTGTCGAGCACGCGGTGCACGCCGAGGTGCCGGACGAGATCGCGGCGAGCCGGCCGATGCGGGTGCTCAAGGACGCCTTCTCCGACGGTGTGCACCTGCGCAACGACATCTTCTCGTACCAGCGGGAGACCGAAACTGAGGGTGAGCTCAACAACGGCGTGCTGGTGATGGAGCGGTTCCTCGGCTGTACTCCCCAGCGCGCCGCCGACACCGTCAACGACCTGCTGACCTCGCGGCTGCAGCAGTTCGAGAACACGGCTCTGACCGAGGTGGCGCCGCTGCTGGCCGAGTACGGCGTGGACCCGGCGCGCTGTGCCGACGTGCTGCGGTACGTCAAGGGGCTGCAGGACTGGCAGGCCGGCGGGCACGAGTGGCACATGCGGTCCAGCCGGTACATGAACAAGGGCGGGACCGTCCACCTGGGCGCGAAGGGCTTCGGCGCCTCGGCCGCGCTGCTGCCGGGCGTGTGGGCGCGGGCGCGCAGCCAGTCGTACAAGCCGTTCCTGCCGGTCGGGCCGGTGGACCTGCCGGACTTCCACATGCCGTACGAGGTGGGCACCAGCCCGCACCTGGACCGGGCGCGCGAGGCGGCGGTGCGGTGGGCCCGCGACATGCAGCTCATCGACGCCCCGCCGGGCGTGCCGGGCGCCGGCATCTGGGACGAGCGCAAGCTGCGCGGCTTCGACTTCGCGCTCTGCTCGGCCGGCATCGACCCGGACGGCGACCCGGAGGATCTGGACCGGTCGGCGCAGTGGCTGACCTGGGGCACCTACGCCGACGACTACTTCCCGCTGCTCTACAACACCACCCGCGACATGGCCGGCGCGCGGGCCTGCCACGAGCGGATGAAGCAGATGATGCCGGTGGACGGCCCGCCGGGCGTCGCGCCGTCCACACCCCTCGAACGCGGCCTCGCCGACCTGTGGACACGCACGACCGCCGGCATGCCTGTGGAAAACCGGCGGCAGTTCCGCGCGGCTGTGGAGACGATGACGGAGAGCTGGCTGTGGGAACTGGCCAACCACATCCAGCACCGCGTGCCCGACCCTGTGGACTACGTCGAGATGCGCCGCCGCACGTTCGGCTCCGACCTGACGATGAGCCTGGCCCGTCTCGGCCACGGCCGGCTGGTGCCGCCGGAGATCTGGCGGACCCGGCCGATCCGGTCGCTGGAGAACGCGGCCATGGACTACGGGTGCCTGACCAACGACATCTTCTCGTACCAGAAGGAGGTCGAGTTCGAGGGCGAGCTGCACAACGCGGTGCTGGTCATCCAGCACTTCCTGGGCTGCGACCCGGCCGCCGCCGTATCCGTCGCGAACGACCTGATGACCGCGCGGATCCGCCAGTTCGAGCGGACGGCGACGACCGAGCTGCCCGCGCTCTACGAGGACTTCGCGCTGGAGGCGGGCGCGCGGGCGGCCCTGGACGCGTATGTCGGGGAGCTGCGGGACTGGATGGCGGGGTGCTGCGCTGGCACCGGCAGACGAGCCGCTACGACGAGGTTGAGCTGCGCCGGGGAGGGCCTGGCCCCGGTGGCGGGTGGGCCGGCCCGCTCTTCGCTCTGCCTGGGCTTTCCGCCGCGCCCGGCCCTTCCGTGCTGCCTGGCCTTTCCGTGCTTCTTGGCGGCCAGGCCGCGGCTCTGGCCGGCAACTCGGCGGCGCGGTACCCCGCCAGCGCGGGGCCGTGCAGCCCGGCACGGGGGCGGTTGCGGACTCTGGTAG
- a CDS encoding PRC-barrel domain-containing protein — MQPFIPPFAPWVWRDPSWLTAQDPAAAEQRDESIEADERAHANLAGYDVEATDGGIGSIDEASNEVDGAHLVVDTGPWIFGRKVLLPAGTVQHVDHDERKVYVDRTKEQIKDSPEYDKDTFDSPEYRERVGTYYTDSYRSVPPPM; from the coding sequence ATGCAACCCTTCATCCCACCGTTCGCACCGTGGGTCTGGCGCGACCCGTCCTGGCTCACCGCGCAGGACCCCGCGGCGGCCGAGCAGCGCGACGAGAGCATCGAGGCCGACGAGCGGGCGCACGCCAACCTGGCCGGCTACGACGTCGAGGCCACCGACGGCGGCATCGGCTCGATCGACGAGGCAAGCAACGAGGTCGACGGAGCCCACCTGGTCGTGGACACCGGACCGTGGATCTTCGGCCGCAAGGTGCTGCTGCCGGCCGGCACCGTGCAGCACGTGGACCACGACGAGCGCAAGGTCTACGTCGACCGCACCAAGGAGCAGATCAAGGACTCGCCGGAGTACGACAAGGACACGTTCGACTCGCCGGAGTACCGGGAGCGGGTCGGCACCTACTACACCGACAGCTACCGTTCCGTCCCGCCGCCCATGTAG